TCATCCGAGAGATCGACCAGCAGCTTGTCGAACCCTATGACCTCTATCTTGGGAAAATCCCTGGTAGCAGACTGTACCATCTGTATACGCTGTTCAAGTGTGAACATCGGTTTTTTGGCTTCCGAAGCGGCGACCGCTACGATGATACGGTCGAACATGCTGCAGGCACGCTTGATGATATCGAGATGTCCGTTGGTAATAGGGTCGAAGGTACCGGGGTAGATCGCACTTCTCATTGGAAGTCTCCAATGGGAAGTGCAGTGAAGAGTGAAGAGTGCACTTCGACAAGCTCAGTGACCGTAGTGATGAGCGCCGGTTTGCATTGCTGTGCAATGCTTCTATGTATAAGAAAAGAAAACATTATTTTTATAAACCTTCTTAGATAAAAGCTTTTCGTTAGAAAAGCATACCACAACTCTTCACTCTTCACTCTTAATTCATCACTCTTGGTTTTTCACTCTTCACTCTTAATCCTTCACTTCCAACGATCGTAGAGATCGTTGTCGATCCCCAGTACATCATACCATTTGCCAATGATGAAGCGCTCCATTTCCTCAAGTGAGGAGGATTCAGAGTAGTAGCCCATGACAGGCGGGGCGATGATGACACCAAGTGCGGCCAGTTTATGCATATTTTCAAGGGCGATGGCGGAGAAAGGAAGTTCTCTGGGGGCAAGGAGGAGCTTTTTCTGTTCCTTGAGTGCTACAGCAGCCACTCTTGTACTAAGATTGTCGCTGATACCACAGGCGATCTTGGCCAGTGTATTCATACTGCAGGGGATGATGGCCGTAGCATCGACCCGGAAAGAGCCGCTTGAAATGGAAGCTGCAATGTCTTTGCCTGAATGCAGTGTTACCTTGTTGTGCTCAAAGGATTCAACTGTAAAGGCATTGTCGGAGACGACGACATGTGCATCAATAGCGGAGGGTAGATAGTCAACAAATTTTTTCCCCAATGCGACACCGCTCGCACCGGTAATGGCTACAACTAATTTCAAATGATCGTACCTTAGATAATGGATTAACAATGATTATAGCAGAAGAAAAGTAAGAATTGATGGAGAAAATAATCAAAGAGCCTAAAACAAGGAAGTTTACAATGAAGTAAGGGGAGGGCGGCTCTTTGATCTTAAAAGGTGGCTCTCCAAGAGATAAACAAGGAAGTTTACAATTTTGGACAAGGAGTAAAACAAAATCTCTTCGGAGAGTTTGCCACCTTTCTTACTAACAGTATAATCCACAGGGGTTAATAGAGGGTAATAAAGAATTAACAATAAATCCAAATTGGTAAATGAAAGAATAATAAGATTAAGTTATGGAGCGGGCGAACGGGATCGAACCGTCGACCCTAACCTTGGCAAGGTTATGCTCTACCGCTGAGCTATCTAGTCAACCCTGAAAAACCCACAAACCTCCCTAAACCATGAGCATTGAAAGCGATAATACTCTATAATCTGAAAGGTTTCCCCGATGCTTGCATCGGTTGGAGTCAAGCCCAAAGAGCAGAGATGTTATGATATGGAATGAGTGATCATATTTTCAAAAGTCATAACAAAACAGTATTGTTGTATCACTTGGTGTTTCCAGCAAAGTATCGGAGAAAAGTATTCAGTAAAGCTGTTGAGAAAACTTTGATTGAGACGTGTTTGGGAATAGCTCAAAGATATGAAATACATTATTTTGGAAATTGGAAATGATGAGGACCATGTACATTTTTTGGTGCAAGGTGTTTCAAAGATGCCAGTTTCAAGAATAGTGCAGATTATCAAAAGTATTACTGC
The window above is part of the Sulfurovum riftiae genome. Proteins encoded here:
- a CDS encoding UbiX family flavin prenyltransferase is translated as MKLVVAITGASGVALGKKFVDYLPSAIDAHVVVSDNAFTVESFEHNKVTLHSGKDIAASISSGSFRVDATAIIPCSMNTLAKIACGISDNLSTRVAAVALKEQKKLLLAPRELPFSAIALENMHKLAALGVIIAPPVMGYYSESSSLEEMERFIIGKWYDVLGIDNDLYDRWK